The DNA segment AGACAAAAGAACCTGAGGCAAGAAGTACTCCTTCTTTTCGTATTTCTCACCAACAACAGCCATTCCCTTGCTCAAACCATCGAAGATAATCGTTTGTGGTAGTATTCCCGCGTTGAGTGCTTGTTCCGCCAGCGGTTTTGCTTCTTTGATTTTCCCTTTTACAACGACTTCAGCTAGCTTGTCAAGAATTTCATTACTCATTCAGCGCTCCCTCCACAATTTGGGATGTGTTTTTGGATTGGGGTGCTCCATTATAAACCCTTTTATGGATGGATACACCATCCAACTCAATCCACATGTTAACAATTGGTGATTTAATCGGCCAAAAAAACAGGGATGTGCTCTCCACACGAGGGGCATCTGCCATCATGAAGGTAGACTTTCACCTGCGAAAATGTCGGACAGAAACGGCTTAACTCGCCCTTTTTTGAACATACCTTTTCGCTGACTGCTTCGCTTTTTCTTTCAACAACAATCGCACCGCACCGATGGCAGTATGTATTCTGATGTTCGTCCCCTATGACCCCTGCAAGGTAAGGATACTTGATTCCACATTTCTTCGCAATCTCATAAGCTTCCCTCAATTTCTCGATGGACTGTGGCGGGAGATGTGAAAGTCTGTATGAAGGCTGAAATCTGAAAAAGTGCACAGGAGTTTCCGAACCCAGTTCATCAACAACCCAATTTGAGAATCGCTCGATCTCATTAGCGCTATCGTTCGTCCCCGGGATGAGTAAATAGGTTAGTTCGACATGAACACCAGCCTGCTTTGCATCGACACATGTTTCAAGCACAGTTGGAAGCTGCGCACGACAATTCGTTCGGTAGAATTCGTCGGTGAACCCTTTCACATCGATATTTGCGACCTGAATGTGCTTAAATAGTTCATTGCGAGGTTCTCTCTCAATGAAACCATTGGTATTGATAACAGAAAAGAGACCGTAACTCTTCGCCTCCTTCGATACGTCAAGTACAAATTCGTACCATACGATAGGCTCATTGAAAGTCCATGCAATTGCGTCGACTCCCTTATCGACAGCTTCTCTCACGACCGCATCACTAGTCACAGACCGATATTCCATATCAGTGCCTGATGATCTTGCAATACTAAAATTCTGACAATTTGCACAATCCATGTTGCATCCAAATGTTCCAAGCGAATAGAGTTTTCCACCTGGCTTATAATGAAATATAGGTTTCTTTTCAATAGGATCGACGACCGATGCACAAATTTTGCCATAATTCGTCGATCGAAGAATACCCCGATGATTGGTTCTCGCCAAGCAGAACCCGCTATTGCCCTCACTGATGTAACACCGATGGGGGCATAAGAGGCATCTTACCCCTTCTCCCTCCGTGATCCAGTACCTCGCAACAGTCTCCTGCATCATCATTCCTGCTAGATTTAGTAATCATCCTCTTCGTATTGGGACGCTCCACAAACAGGGCACTTGATTTGGTTTTTCTGCAGGGGAAAACCACAGACAATACATTCAGGCACAGCCAACGACCTCTTTCGGTTTTTCAAGCGCCTTAGTGGCACCTCAATGAATTTTATGATATACTCATAACTTTTCATAGATTTAAATCTAAATTTAGTTTCCGTCTCTCAGCAAGGTTATTACTACACTAGCAGCTCCGCATCCTTTCAATGAATAGGAAAAGACATCTTAATTATCCAGACATATCATCTAGTTGTGAATGTCCAGTTACAAGGCTACTTCCAGGCGTGATGAAATCCTGTCAACAAATTGATCATTCGGAGAGAGATCTGATTGCTTCAATTCTCCCGAGTTTTAGGAGGCCAACCTCACTGCACGCAAAGACTTCTGCCTTTGGCAGATCTGCTTTTTGAAGTATAGGCGATAGGCAGTCATATGGCATCGCTCTCGCGATGTCGACTCCAATTGCAAGGGGGCTGAATGCGGGGAGAACGATGACTTTTTCCTTCCTAAGAAAGACAAAACACGGCAACTTGATCACCGCTCCCACACTATCCAAAATCTTCACGGATGGGTGCTCATGCCCCATGACAAGCGGTCTTCGATCGATATCTATATGACCGTGGGCAAAAGTCATATTACTTGTCGAAAAACTATCGAGGACTTCTATTCCCATTTTCGATGCAATTGTCTTGAGGTAATTGTCATGGTTCCCTTTAATGAGAGTAACATTTGAATGTTCGCGGAGTAACGAGAGTACCGATCGAACCTCATTCCATTCTTGTTCAAGATTCTTGCTAAATTCATGTTTTAAATCGCCGACGACGAGGATCCTATTCGGAGAATATTTATCGATGATCTTAATGAGGGAGTTCTTCATTGTCGTCGTCTGCATCCGTGGAATAAGAATACCCTCCTTTTCCAATGCTGATTCCATGCCGATATGGAGATCCGCAATTGCCACTAAACCTTCTGATTCATGAACGAGACAAAGATCATTTGCGATCAGAACTCCTGGCATTATCTCATAAACTTCCATTTTGGTACCGGCCAAGCAACGTCTTAACTAGGAAATATTTATTTCCTTCTCTCACCTAAATTTCCGCTTCAGGCAATTGGCTCTATCAATCGGGACCCACCATATTTATTCCCTTTTCCACGCACCATTCATTTTTATAGCAACGCCATGAAGAAAAGCACTTTCGCAAATCCCTACAAAAACTATTCAAGAGCTGTCAGTCTTTATAGGCGAAGAAATGATCCGGCGTTCTTTCATCATTCTGCCCTCTGTCGGAAGAGCTACAGAAATAGCGCTGTGGAAAAGGGGAATTAGCGAATGGGACAGCTTCATCAATGCAAAGTCCATAATCGGATTCTCGGGACGTCGAAAAGAAAAATGTGATAGAATCCTTCAGACGGCACAGAATTTTCTTGACTCAGGATATTCCCAGTATTTTGTTCGCATGTTGCCCTCACTCGAATACTGGCGACTTTATTCTTCATTTGAAAAAGATGCTGCATATATTGATATAGAAACTGATGGACTTCATCAGAATTGCAGGCTAACAATGGTCGGGATCCATCGAAAGGGAGAGACACGAGTGTTCATCAGAGGTTACGACCTCAACGAAGAGAACCTCCGTGAATTTTTATTAGGCTGTAAAATGCTCGTATCGTTCAACGGCAGTAGCTTTGATTTGCCGATCTTGCGACGCTATTTTCCCTTTTCGATCCCCGACGTTCCCCACTTTGATCTTCGCCATGCATGCAGTCGCATAGGTATGACTGGAGGTCTGAAAAATGTCGAGCGTCTCATTGGGATAAAGAGGGACAGGCCCGTGGAGTTTCTCACAGGTGAACATGCAGCTTATTTATGGAGGTTATGGGAAAAGAAAGGAAGTCGAAACGCCCTCGAACTTCTCAAGAGATATAATGAGGAAGATACTAGAAATCTCGTAACCATTGCAAAATATGCCTATCGGCAACTTGAAGACAAACTGATACAGTCCGCGGGAATGCAAGAATAGATGGGCAAGGTGAGCATGTGACACCGCCGAAAATATCGGATCTCCAGGGATTCACAAATGCGGCGAAGGATATCGCAGAGATCCTGCTCGGTGCTACCCGAGTTTCCATTATCGCCCACATCGATGCCGACGGCATATGCGGGGCATCAATAGCTTCGACCGCGCTTGAAAGGGAAGGGATCGAACACTCTGTTCGTTTTGTTAAAAGACTAGACGAAATGGAAATCGCACGGATCAACGGGGATCCAGCTGACGTGGTTTGGCTCGTTGACATGGGAAGCGGTGTGTATTCAAAAATCTCGCATCCCTGCGCGTGTGTGACCGACCACCATCTACCTGAACCAAGTGCTGGACAAAGAATGGCGAAAGGGAGGATCAGCCTTTTGAGTTTCCTTCAAAAGCACCTCAACCCCCATTTATTCGGCATCGATGGCTCTCTGCATATAAGTGGCGCTGGCACAACCTACATGGTCGCAAGGGAGATGGCAGAAAAGAACAAAGATTTAGCCCCTCTCGCGATTGTGGGGGCGGTTGGAGACCTCCAGGACTCTGCAGAATGTAGACTTACAGGAATCAACACGCTGATTCTTGAAGAGGCTAGAGAGCAGAAAAAAATGACAGCGATCCGAGATATTCGTATTTTCGGTAGGGAGACAAGACCTATCAGCAAAATGTTACAATATTCAACTGATCCAATACTCCCCCAGTTGACGAATGATGCAGTCTCGTGCGAAAGATTCCTTGCGCATCTTGATATTCCTCTCGTCGAGGGAGAGGTCTGGCGATCTTGGGTTGATTTAACATTTGAGGAAAAAAGGAAGATCGCATCAGCTCTCTGTCACCACCTACTCGATTCGGGAAGTGGCCACTGGGCGGTTAAGAGACTGATCGGCGATGTCTACATCATCGAAGACGAGAGACCGAAAACCGCGCTGCACGACGCAAAAGAGTTTTCAACTTTGTTGAACGCGTGTGGAAGGTACGGCGAGGGACATATTGGGATGAGAATATGTAAAGGTGACAGGGGCGAGGCACTCCAAAGTGGCATGCGTCTGCTTCAGAACCACCGAGGAAATCTGGCAGATGCAATTGCCCTTGTAAAAGAAGTGGGAGTAATAAAAGGGAGGGCTGTCCAGTACTTCCATGGAAGGGACGAAATACTAGATAGCATCGTCGGCATCGTGGCAGGAATGGTCCTTGGCTCAGGAGAAGTTTCTATCGACATTCCGATTGTCGCTTTTGCCTATTCTGAAGAGAATAAAGTGAAAGTTTCAGCAAGAGCTACGAGGGAACTTGTGAGAAAAGGTCTTGATCTTGCGGAAGCGGTTAAAAGGGCGTCGGAAAGAGTCGGCGGGATCGGAGGGGGGCATAACATCGCAGCTGGTGCTACGATCGACTCGGGAAAAGAAATGCAGTTCATCGAAGAAATTGAAAGGATTATTGAAGAGCAGCTATCAACGAGATTCACCGAATGACCTTTAGGAGGATCGCTTGTTGAGCGTGAAGCCTGTTTTCCGCCTGGTCGAATACGACACTCCGCTCACCGTCGATGACCTCGTCGGTAATCTCATGCCCTCTGTGGGCTGGAAGACAGTGCATCACGATGCAGTCACTTTTGGCATTCGCAAGAAGCTTCGAATTGACCTGATAAGGCGCAAAGACCTTCTCACGTTCTTCTGACTCATTTTCCTGGCCCATTGAAGTCCAGACATCTGTATAGACAACATCGGCGTCCTTAACAGCCTCATAAGGATCATTTATGACTTCTGATATGCAGTTTTTTCTCTTTGCAATCGACACCGCATCGGCGACGATTTCGTTGTTTGGCTCATAACCATTGGGGCAAGCGGCGACGAAATCCATTCCCACGATCGCAGCTCCGAGGAGAAGGGAATTACACACATTGTTCCCATCGCCCACATACGCCATCTTGATCCCTTTCAGTTTTCCCTTTTTCTCTTTCACTGTAAGAAGATCTGCCATAATCTGACACGGGTGTTCGAGATCATCAAGCCCGTTGATCACAGGTACTGTCGCATTTCTCGCAAGTTCGAGCATCATCTCATGGCTAAAGGCCCGGTACATAATGGCGTCAACGTATCTGCTGAGCACCCGGGCAGTATCGGCAATCGTTTCGCCTCTGCCTATCTGAAGATCTCTTGGACTCAGATAAAGAGCGTGCCCTCCGAGTTGGGCCATTCCAACTTCGAAGGAGACCCTCGTCCTCGTGCTAGGTTTTTCAAAAATCATTGCGAGCGTTTTTCCCTTCAGAGCCCCTTCTTTACTTACTCTCCCGCTCTTGAGATCAAGGGCCAGATCTAGGAGTTCATCGAGATCTGGTTCAAGGTCTCGGACTGAAATAATATCACGCTTCATGCTACTCGCTCATTGAATTGAGCTTTTAGATTTAATTGTTGTGAGTATTTCCGGACAATTCCACAGGTTCATGTTAACCAGAAGATGATTTCACAAAAATATATTGTCCACGAAATGGCGAATACCAACAAGTACTCGAATCTTCCCTGTATTTCAAATTCAAGATTAGTCGGTCGATCGACGAGAAAAACATTTATTTAAGGATAAATCTTCACTCTCGCCACATGGCCGGGATGGGGTAGTCTGGTATCCTGTGGGACTGTGGATCCCTAGACCCGAGTTCAAATCTCGGTCCCGGCCCTCTATTTCAATTGTTCAAATTCTCTTTCAAGAATGGAAAGATGGCGTTCCTCAAGCACGTCAGGA comes from the Methanomassiliicoccales archaeon genome and includes:
- the amrS gene encoding AmmeMemoRadiSam system radical SAM enzyme, which gives rise to MQETVARYWITEGEGVRCLLCPHRCYISEGNSGFCLARTNHRGILRSTNYGKICASVVDPIEKKPIFHYKPGGKLYSLGTFGCNMDCANCQNFSIARSSGTDMEYRSVTSDAVVREAVDKGVDAIAWTFNEPIVWYEFVLDVSKEAKSYGLFSVINTNGFIEREPRNELFKHIQVANIDVKGFTDEFYRTNCRAQLPTVLETCVDAKQAGVHVELTYLLIPGTNDSANEIERFSNWVVDELGSETPVHFFRFQPSYRLSHLPPQSIEKLREAYEIAKKCGIKYPYLAGVIGDEHQNTYCHRCGAIVVERKSEAVSEKVCSKKGELSRFCPTFSQVKVYLHDGRCPSCGEHIPVFLAD
- a CDS encoding metallophosphoesterase; translated protein: MEVYEIMPGVLIANDLCLVHESEGLVAIADLHIGMESALEKEGILIPRMQTTTMKNSLIKIIDKYSPNRILVVGDLKHEFSKNLEQEWNEVRSVLSLLREHSNVTLIKGNHDNYLKTIASKMGIEVLDSFSTSNMTFAHGHIDIDRRPLVMGHEHPSVKILDSVGAVIKLPCFVFLRKEKVIVLPAFSPLAIGVDIARAMPYDCLSPILQKADLPKAEVFACSEVGLLKLGRIEAIRSLSE
- a CDS encoding ribonuclease H-like domain-containing protein → MIRRSFIILPSVGRATEIALWKRGISEWDSFINAKSIIGFSGRRKEKCDRILQTAQNFLDSGYSQYFVRMLPSLEYWRLYSSFEKDAAYIDIETDGLHQNCRLTMVGIHRKGETRVFIRGYDLNEENLREFLLGCKMLVSFNGSSFDLPILRRYFPFSIPDVPHFDLRHACSRIGMTGGLKNVERLIGIKRDRPVEFLTGEHAAYLWRLWEKKGSRNALELLKRYNEEDTRNLVTIAKYAYRQLEDKLIQSAGMQE
- a CDS encoding DHH family phosphoesterase, whose protein sequence is MTPPKISDLQGFTNAAKDIAEILLGATRVSIIAHIDADGICGASIASTALEREGIEHSVRFVKRLDEMEIARINGDPADVVWLVDMGSGVYSKISHPCACVTDHHLPEPSAGQRMAKGRISLLSFLQKHLNPHLFGIDGSLHISGAGTTYMVAREMAEKNKDLAPLAIVGAVGDLQDSAECRLTGINTLILEEAREQKKMTAIRDIRIFGRETRPISKMLQYSTDPILPQLTNDAVSCERFLAHLDIPLVEGEVWRSWVDLTFEEKRKIASALCHHLLDSGSGHWAVKRLIGDVYIIEDERPKTALHDAKEFSTLLNACGRYGEGHIGMRICKGDRGEALQSGMRLLQNHRGNLADAIALVKEVGVIKGRAVQYFHGRDEILDSIVGIVAGMVLGSGEVSIDIPIVAFAYSEENKVKVSARATRELVRKGLDLAEAVKRASERVGGIGGGHNIAAGATIDSGKEMQFIEEIERIIEEQLSTRFTE
- the argF gene encoding ornithine carbamoyltransferase; this encodes MKRDIISVRDLEPDLDELLDLALDLKSGRVSKEGALKGKTLAMIFEKPSTRTRVSFEVGMAQLGGHALYLSPRDLQIGRGETIADTARVLSRYVDAIMYRAFSHEMMLELARNATVPVINGLDDLEHPCQIMADLLTVKEKKGKLKGIKMAYVGDGNNVCNSLLLGAAIVGMDFVAACPNGYEPNNEIVADAVSIAKRKNCISEVINDPYEAVKDADVVYTDVWTSMGQENESEEREKVFAPYQVNSKLLANAKSDCIVMHCLPAHRGHEITDEVIDGERSVVFDQAENRLHAQQAILLKVIR